The candidate division KSB1 bacterium genome window below encodes:
- a CDS encoding macro domain-containing protein, with amino-acid sequence MRKMIDHHVIELVKGDITDLATDAIVNAANSQLILGGGVAGAIRRKGGPMIQEECNKIGGTFVGGAVITTGGNLKAKHVIHAVGPRMGEGDEDAKLRNATLNSLKLADKHLLKSIAFPAISTGIFGYPVDRCAEIMLTTTIEYLKGESGLELVIFCLFDQATYDVFEQKLNRLLPEQAD; translated from the coding sequence ATGAGGAAGATGATAGATCATCATGTGATTGAATTGGTGAAGGGGGATATTACCGACTTGGCTACGGATGCGATCGTCAATGCAGCGAATTCGCAACTGATTTTAGGGGGCGGCGTGGCCGGTGCTATTCGACGGAAGGGCGGTCCTATGATCCAAGAGGAGTGTAATAAGATCGGGGGAACATTTGTCGGCGGCGCCGTGATTACAACAGGGGGGAATTTAAAAGCAAAACATGTCATTCATGCGGTGGGCCCTCGGATGGGGGAGGGTGATGAAGATGCCAAGCTCCGCAATGCTACCCTGAATAGTTTAAAATTAGCTGACAAGCACCTTTTAAAATCGATTGCTTTTCCCGCCATTAGCACTGGGATTTTCGGCTACCCGGTGGACCGCTGCGCGGAGATCATGTTAACCACGACCATCGAATATCTTAAGGGAGAAAGCGGCCTTGAACTCGTAATCTTTTGTTTGTTCGATCAAGCAACCTATGATGTATTCGAACAGAAGCTGAACCGATTATTACCAGAACAGGCGGATTGA
- a CDS encoding LysM peptidoglycan-binding domain-containing protein: protein MQKRSTPMSDLLLLPGQIRQEVTKMFRSVIRFSFLMLLLLIMFMLMLSAGWIQIVCNPSRINETMKGIKNGIQQPTAPNEQPNNEGVEQRSYRLEPHIVNPGETLFDLERKYQVNWKVLERINKVTDPLRLPVGTIIWIPVRVAES from the coding sequence ATGCAAAAAAGAAGCACGCCGATGAGTGACCTCCTTTTATTGCCCGGACAAATAAGACAGGAGGTAACCAAAATGTTTCGGTCCGTCATCCGATTCAGCTTTTTGATGCTGCTGCTTTTGATTATGTTCATGCTGATGCTGTCAGCGGGCTGGATTCAGATCGTCTGCAATCCATCAAGGATCAATGAAACGATGAAAGGGATCAAAAATGGAATTCAGCAACCAACAGCACCTAATGAGCAACCAAATAATGAAGGCGTTGAACAACGATCATATAGATTGGAACCTCACATTGTGAATCCCGGCGAGACCTTATTCGATTTGGAGCGCAAGTATCAGGTGAATTGGAAAGTGCTAGAAAGAATCAACAAAGTCACCGACCCGCTGCGGTTGCCAGTGGGCACAATCATCTGGATTCCGGTCCGAGTAG